A single genomic interval of Propionispora hippei DSM 15287 harbors:
- a CDS encoding MalY/PatB family protein, translating to MSATFDEIIDRRRTNCRKWDAACQLFGNDEVLPMWIADMDFAVPAAVARAVQERADHEIYGYPHKEERFYQAIQNWLLRRHGWQVQPDWILGNPGVVSAISTAILAFTEPGDKIIIQPPVYPPFFSCVTKNNRQLVENPLRLVNGQYQMDFEDLTGKLDGVKLLLLCNPHNPVGRSWTRQELLRLGQLCVERGIVIVSDEIHADLILPGSIHTPMASLSPEIASLTVTCMAASKTFNVAGLYTSIALIADRKLRQRFNGILEALDLNGGNLFGITALIAAFEEGEAWLDELLTYLDDNVRYMMDFFAQQVGGITLARPEATYLAWLDCRELQLSQARLKKFFIQEAKVGLNDGMTFGRTGEGFMRLNYGCPRTILEEGLGRIAQAVRLL from the coding sequence ATGTCGGCTACTTTTGATGAAATAATTGACCGGCGGCGGACGAACTGCCGTAAATGGGATGCGGCCTGCCAGCTTTTCGGTAATGACGAGGTACTGCCCATGTGGATTGCCGACATGGATTTTGCAGTCCCGGCGGCGGTGGCCAGGGCTGTGCAGGAACGGGCCGACCATGAAATTTACGGTTATCCTCACAAGGAGGAGCGCTTTTATCAAGCCATCCAAAACTGGCTGCTGCGCCGCCACGGCTGGCAGGTCCAGCCCGATTGGATTTTAGGAAATCCCGGCGTTGTGTCGGCTATCAGCACAGCCATTTTGGCCTTTACCGAACCGGGTGATAAAATTATTATTCAGCCGCCGGTATATCCGCCGTTTTTTAGTTGTGTGACGAAAAATAACCGGCAACTGGTGGAAAATCCACTACGCTTGGTCAACGGGCAGTATCAGATGGATTTTGAGGATTTAACCGGCAAGCTGGACGGGGTAAAATTACTGCTGCTCTGCAACCCTCATAATCCGGTAGGCCGGTCCTGGACCCGGCAGGAATTGCTGCGATTGGGACAGCTTTGTGTGGAACGGGGCATCGTTATTGTATCTGATGAAATTCATGCCGACTTGATTTTGCCAGGCTCTATTCATACGCCGATGGCATCCTTGTCACCGGAGATAGCCAGTCTGACGGTCACCTGTATGGCGGCCAGTAAAACGTTTAATGTAGCCGGCTTGTATACGTCGATTGCGCTGATTGCCGACCGGAAGCTGCGGCAGCGGTTTAACGGCATCCTGGAGGCTCTGGACCTGAATGGCGGTAATCTCTTTGGTATTACCGCACTGATTGCTGCCTTTGAAGAGGGGGAGGCCTGGCTGGATGAGCTACTCACTTACCTGGACGATAATGTGAGGTATATGATGGACTTTTTTGCTCAGCAGGTCGGGGGGATCACCCTGGCCCGGCCGGAAGCTACTTATCTGGCCTGGCTGGATTGCCGGGAATTGCAGCTAAGCCAGGCCCGGCTGAAGAAGTTTTTCATTCAGGAAGCCAAGGTGGGCTTAAATGACGGCATGACCTTTGGCCGGACAGGAGAAGGTTTCATGCGTTTAAATTACGGTTGTCCGCGAACAATACTGGAAGAAGGGCTTGGCCGCATCGCGCAGGCAGTCCGGCTTCTTTAG
- a CDS encoding VOC family protein: protein MQIKRVDSTISTYKLQESRDFYVKHFGFEVVYESDWYIELLAKGLPTAGISFVLAQREEGEIFNGKGLIISFEVDDVDREFWRLSAEGVDIYQPIQEKPWGERSFVVNDPNGVHLYIYKLIPAQPEYQKIYDAYKK, encoded by the coding sequence ATGCAAATCAAAAGGGTAGATTCGACCATCAGTACGTACAAACTACAGGAGTCAAGAGATTTCTACGTTAAGCATTTTGGCTTTGAGGTAGTATACGAGAGCGATTGGTATATCGAATTGCTGGCCAAGGGTCTGCCGACCGCGGGAATCAGCTTTGTGCTGGCCCAGCGGGAGGAGGGCGAGATTTTTAACGGTAAGGGCCTGATTATTTCCTTCGAGGTAGACGATGTGGACCGGGAGTTTTGGCGGCTTTCGGCCGAAGGAGTGGACATTTACCAGCCTATTCAGGAAAAACCCTGGGGTGAGCGGAGCTTTGTCGTTAATGATCCCAATGGGGTGCACCTTTACATTTATAAACTAATTCCGGCCCAGCCGGAATATCAAAAAATTTATGACGCCTATAAAAAATAA
- the gyrA gene encoding DNA gyrase subunit A has product MDFGLGKVLPVRIEDEMKNSYIDYAMSVIVMRALPDVRDGLKPVHRRILYAMHEAGMAPNKPYKKSARIVGEVLGKYHPHGDSSVYDATVRMAQDFSIRYLLVDGHGNFGSIDGDSAAAMRYTEVRMSRVAESMLEDIERDTVDFAPNYDESLKEPTVLPSKIPNLLVNGSAGIAVGMATNIPPHNLGEVVDGLIMMIDNPEVTIPELMMAIKGPDFPTGGLILGREGIRQAYTTGRGGVKMRAQCRIEKMANGKSRILVTEIPYQVNKARLVEKIAELVRDKVIDGVTDLRDESDRKGMRVVIELRRDVNADILLNQLYKHTQLQETFGIIMLALVDRRPRIMNLHEILRHYLEHQKEVIVRRTRFELAKAKARAHILEGLKIALDHLDAVITTIRQSKTVDIAKEALMTGFDLSEKQAQAILDLRLQRLTGLEREKIEQEYKDILETIEWLESVLADEHKVLAIIKEELLDVRKRFADERRTVITTDVSELNMEDLIAEEDIVLTLTHGGYIKRLPVDTYRSQKRGGKGVTGMGTKEEDFVEHLFVTTTHNNVLFFTSRGRVYQLKGYEIPEASRTAKGTAIVNMLALEPNEKVTAVIPIKEFSERKFLLMVTRKGIVKKTELMEFDTTRKGGLIAINLDDDDDLIGVKLTGGEHYVIIGTKDGLAIYFPETNVRAMGRTAHGVKGITLHAGDSVVGMDTVKKDGELLTVTSEGYGKRTPLAEYRNQSRGGKGVINIKVTEKTGHVVGIKVVKPGQELMLITGDGIVIRTEIDAISVFSRNAQGVKIMRTGETDTVVALAVVEKKADNE; this is encoded by the coding sequence GTGGATTTTGGATTAGGCAAGGTTTTGCCGGTACGTATTGAAGATGAAATGAAAAATTCCTATATCGATTACGCGATGAGCGTTATTGTTATGCGGGCGCTGCCGGATGTCCGGGATGGTTTGAAACCGGTTCACCGCCGCATTTTATACGCGATGCATGAGGCCGGGATGGCGCCGAACAAACCGTATAAAAAATCGGCCCGTATTGTCGGGGAAGTACTGGGTAAGTATCATCCACACGGTGATTCTTCGGTATACGATGCAACGGTTCGGATGGCGCAGGATTTTTCCATCCGCTATTTGCTGGTGGACGGGCATGGTAACTTTGGTTCGATTGACGGCGACTCGGCGGCGGCGATGCGATATACTGAAGTGCGCATGTCGCGGGTGGCCGAGTCCATGCTGGAGGATATTGAACGGGATACAGTCGATTTTGCTCCCAACTATGATGAGTCGTTAAAAGAGCCTACTGTTCTGCCCTCTAAGATTCCTAACCTGTTAGTGAACGGGTCGGCGGGGATCGCGGTCGGCATGGCCACCAACATACCGCCCCATAACCTGGGTGAAGTGGTGGACGGGCTGATTATGATGATTGATAATCCCGAGGTAACCATCCCTGAACTGATGATGGCGATCAAGGGGCCGGACTTTCCGACGGGCGGTTTGATCTTAGGCCGTGAGGGAATCCGTCAGGCCTATACAACCGGCCGGGGCGGTGTCAAAATGCGGGCCCAATGCCGGATTGAGAAAATGGCCAACGGAAAAAGCCGGATTTTGGTTACTGAAATCCCTTATCAGGTGAATAAGGCCAGACTGGTGGAAAAGATTGCCGAGCTGGTCCGCGACAAAGTGATTGATGGGGTTACCGATCTGCGGGATGAAAGTGACCGGAAAGGGATGCGGGTCGTTATTGAGCTGCGGCGGGATGTAAATGCCGATATTTTGCTTAATCAGTTGTACAAGCATACGCAGCTTCAGGAAACCTTCGGCATCATTATGCTGGCTCTTGTCGACAGGCGGCCGCGGATCATGAATTTGCATGAGATACTGCGGCACTATCTGGAGCATCAAAAAGAAGTCATTGTCCGGCGGACACGGTTTGAACTGGCTAAAGCCAAGGCGAGGGCGCATATCCTGGAAGGGCTGAAAATTGCTTTGGATCACCTGGATGCGGTTATTACGACCATTCGTCAGTCTAAGACGGTGGACATCGCCAAGGAAGCGCTGATGACCGGCTTTGACTTAAGTGAAAAGCAGGCCCAGGCTATTCTCGACTTAAGACTCCAACGCTTGACTGGCCTGGAACGGGAAAAGATCGAGCAGGAGTACAAGGATATTTTGGAAACCATCGAGTGGCTGGAATCGGTGTTGGCCGATGAGCATAAAGTTCTGGCGATCATTAAAGAGGAACTGCTGGACGTAAGGAAACGGTTTGCCGATGAACGACGCACAGTGATTACCACTGATGTTTCCGAACTGAATATGGAAGATCTCATTGCCGAAGAGGATATTGTCCTGACTTTGACCCATGGCGGCTATATCAAGCGGTTGCCGGTAGACACCTACCGCAGCCAGAAGCGGGGCGGCAAAGGGGTAACCGGTATGGGCACCAAGGAAGAGGACTTCGTGGAGCACCTGTTTGTGACCACGACGCATAACAATGTACTCTTCTTTACCAGCCGGGGCCGGGTGTATCAGTTGAAGGGCTATGAGATTCCGGAAGCCAGTCGTACGGCAAAGGGCACAGCCATTGTCAATATGCTGGCTTTAGAGCCGAATGAGAAGGTTACGGCCGTCATTCCGATTAAGGAATTCTCTGAACGGAAGTTCTTGTTGATGGTCACTCGTAAGGGCATCGTTAAGAAGACCGAGCTGATGGAATTTGATACAACCCGCAAGGGCGGACTGATCGCTATCAACCTGGACGATGACGATGATCTGATCGGTGTAAAACTTACCGGCGGTGAGCATTATGTCATTATCGGCACTAAGGACGGTCTGGCCATCTATTTTCCGGAAACCAATGTCCGGGCTATGGGCCGGACGGCTCACGGCGTCAAGGGGATTACGCTGCATGCCGGCGATAGTGTGGTGGGCATGGACACTGTCAAAAAGGACGGAGAACTGCTGACCGTTACCTCCGAGGGCTATGGCAAACGGACACCGCTGGCGGAGTACCGCAATCAGTCCCGGGGCGGCAAAGGCGTCATAAACATTAAGGTGACGGAAAAGACAGGGCATGTTGTGGGCATTAAGGTGGTTAAACCGGGCCAGGAACTCATGCTGATTACGGGAGACGGCATTGTCATCCGTACGGAAATTGATGCAATTTCGGTGTTTAGCCGCAACGCACAGGGCGTTAAGATCATGCGTACCGGCGAGACCGATACGGTGGTAGCCTTGGCAGTAGTTGAAAAAAAAGCGGACAATGAATAA
- the ytaF gene encoding sporulation membrane protein YtaF has translation MNIFYVLLLATALSLDGFVAGLAYGLKNIRIPPASLLIVGSITAVSTVAAVFFAAYVVDFMNPHIAVVAGALLLILIGLCSLFQEYLTKDVKSYENSQEPTARKLTISIGRIVISIMAQPETADLDHSSRISALEAVFLGLALGIDNMVATFAAALMNSLPAYTPLLMGCVQMGALLLGLASCQRLVSPALKSRFPYLPGIILILLGLLRLS, from the coding sequence ATGAACATATTTTATGTACTGCTACTGGCCACGGCCCTGAGTCTGGACGGCTTTGTTGCCGGTTTAGCCTATGGCTTGAAAAATATCCGCATACCGCCGGCATCCCTCCTGATTGTAGGCAGCATCACTGCGGTCTCCACTGTGGCCGCCGTTTTCTTCGCTGCTTATGTCGTCGACTTTATGAACCCCCATATCGCCGTCGTGGCCGGCGCCTTACTGCTCATCTTGATTGGACTCTGCAGCCTGTTCCAGGAATATCTGACCAAAGACGTAAAGTCTTATGAAAATAGTCAGGAACCTACGGCACGAAAACTCACCATCTCTATCGGCCGCATTGTCATCAGCATCATGGCTCAGCCGGAAACTGCCGATTTGGACCATTCCAGCCGCATTAGCGCATTGGAAGCGGTTTTCCTGGGCCTGGCCCTGGGTATCGACAACATGGTAGCCACCTTCGCTGCCGCTCTGATGAATTCGCTGCCTGCCTACACACCGCTGCTGATGGGCTGTGTCCAAATGGGTGCCCTCCTGCTGGGTTTGGCCTCCTGCCAACGGCTTGTCTCCCCTGCTTTGAAAAGCCGTTTCCCTTACCTGCCCGGCATTATTTTAATCCTGCTCGGCCTGCTCCGCCTGAGCTGA
- a CDS encoding SpoVR family protein: MNDYTLRELEAWGGRIEELVRAAGLECYEQFFEICDYEDMLCYEAYAGMPSHYPHWSFGKMYERQRTFYQYNLVGLPYEMVINSDPCLAYLMRDNTLALQVLTMAHVYGHNDFFRNNRLFKEYTRAELTVELFKNHADRVRGYMADPSIGPDRVERILDAAHALRYQLQRFGKREQKHDREQLTKESEQDIPDRLKNDLLTFLAERGKLTDWERNLVYMVRDETFYFLPQLETKIMNEGWASFWHYKLLNRLSLPQSLHWEFLQRHNLVVRPHANRINPYFLGFNIFSYLEETYGLDYIFQVRAQERDQSFLRRYLTRELCEKLCLFSYTVRGNDIVVKEVGDEEGWKTVRDDLVKGVGLGSIPCVVPSAVERDQLVLEHVFEGWELDITYARETLKYVVDLWGGLVSLRTQLSGKAKRLICSEDKVVSLIDDL, translated from the coding sequence ATGAATGATTACACGCTGCGCGAACTGGAGGCGTGGGGGGGCCGGATTGAAGAACTGGTCCGGGCGGCCGGCCTGGAGTGCTACGAGCAGTTTTTTGAGATATGCGATTATGAGGATATGCTGTGCTACGAGGCATATGCCGGCATGCCTTCCCATTATCCCCACTGGAGCTTCGGCAAGATGTATGAGCGGCAGCGGACCTTCTATCAATATAATCTGGTGGGCCTTCCCTATGAAATGGTGATAAATTCCGATCCCTGCCTGGCCTATTTGATGCGGGACAATACGCTGGCGCTGCAGGTTCTGACGATGGCCCATGTCTATGGGCACAATGATTTCTTTAGGAACAACCGTTTGTTTAAGGAATATACCCGGGCTGAGCTTACGGTGGAATTGTTTAAGAATCATGCCGACCGGGTACGAGGCTATATGGCAGATCCCTCCATCGGACCGGATCGGGTGGAACGGATTCTTGATGCCGCTCATGCGCTGCGCTATCAACTGCAGCGTTTTGGCAAAAGAGAGCAAAAGCACGACAGGGAGCAACTGACAAAGGAAAGCGAACAGGATATTCCGGACCGTTTAAAGAATGATCTGCTAACGTTTCTGGCGGAGCGGGGCAAGCTGACCGATTGGGAACGAAACCTGGTCTACATGGTCCGGGATGAAACCTTTTATTTTTTACCCCAATTGGAGACTAAGATCATGAATGAGGGCTGGGCCAGCTTCTGGCACTATAAATTGTTAAACCGGCTGTCTTTGCCGCAAAGTCTGCATTGGGAATTTCTCCAGCGTCACAATCTGGTGGTACGGCCCCATGCCAACCGGATCAATCCCTATTTTCTCGGGTTTAACATCTTCAGTTATTTAGAAGAAACCTATGGGTTGGACTATATCTTTCAGGTGCGGGCACAGGAACGGGATCAGTCGTTTCTGCGACGGTACCTGACCCGGGAATTATGCGAAAAGCTTTGTCTGTTCTCCTATACCGTACGGGGCAACGACATTGTCGTTAAGGAGGTCGGCGACGAGGAAGGCTGGAAGACGGTGCGGGACGATCTGGTCAAAGGAGTGGGACTGGGCTCTATTCCCTGTGTTGTTCCATCGGCGGTGGAACGGGACCAGCTTGTCCTCGAACATGTTTTTGAGGGCTGGGAGCTGGATATTACCTATGCCAGGGAGACGCTGAAATATGTTGTTGATTTATGGGGTGGCCTGGTGAGCTTGCGAACGCAGTTAAGCGGCAAGGCGAAACGGCTGATCTGCAGTGAGGATAAAGTAGTATCGCTGATCGACGATCTTTAG
- the yhbH gene encoding sporulation protein YhbH yields the protein MAVFKDGGAGHSDRSAWDRKRHRKLMEDAIKRNLGDIIAEESIIGQSKDKKIKIPVKSIKEYQFIYGKGNDGSASGDGQEKKGQVIGKVVGQNGTGNGGPGGSDPGEEIYETEITMDEIIGYMFNELQLPDIDKKKYGLIEDECRIKRSGYQPKGIPPRLAKKRTVIEKIKRKQSYRRNQANGAEQAIPERIPFRTEDLRYHRVKEEHKRRSNAVVICIMDTSGSMDQTKKYLARSFYFLLYQFVRWKYEQVEVVFIAHTTEAKEVNEWEFFHRGESGGTVISSGYAKALEVIEARYNPAVWNIYAFHCSDGDNWGDDNNRAIGLAKDLCGVCNLFGYGEITFTQSWNVTIRRDFERAMQEPNFVMATMSKKEDIWPAFKKILDKHVTAGGTEHE from the coding sequence ATGGCGGTATTCAAGGATGGCGGGGCCGGTCATTCCGACCGGTCCGCATGGGATCGTAAGCGCCACCGGAAACTGATGGAGGATGCCATTAAGAGGAACCTGGGCGATATTATTGCTGAGGAAAGCATAATCGGTCAGAGCAAGGATAAAAAAATCAAAATACCGGTCAAGAGCATTAAAGAGTATCAGTTTATCTACGGAAAAGGCAATGACGGCAGTGCATCGGGTGACGGGCAGGAAAAGAAGGGGCAGGTCATCGGCAAGGTGGTGGGACAAAATGGAACAGGCAATGGGGGACCGGGTGGCAGTGATCCCGGTGAGGAAATTTACGAAACGGAAATTACCATGGATGAAATCATCGGTTATATGTTCAATGAACTGCAACTGCCGGATATCGACAAGAAGAAATACGGCCTTATCGAGGATGAATGCCGGATAAAGCGCAGCGGCTATCAGCCGAAAGGCATTCCGCCGCGGCTGGCGAAAAAGCGGACCGTTATTGAAAAGATAAAACGAAAGCAAAGCTACAGGCGCAATCAGGCCAACGGCGCGGAGCAAGCGATACCTGAGCGTATTCCTTTCCGGACCGAGGATCTTCGGTATCATCGGGTAAAGGAAGAGCATAAACGGCGTTCCAACGCGGTGGTCATTTGCATTATGGATACGTCCGGCTCGATGGACCAGACCAAGAAGTATCTGGCCCGGAGTTTTTATTTCCTGCTTTATCAGTTTGTCCGCTGGAAGTATGAGCAGGTGGAGGTGGTGTTCATCGCCCATACCACGGAGGCCAAGGAAGTAAACGAATGGGAGTTTTTTCATCGCGGCGAGTCGGGCGGAACGGTTATCAGCAGCGGCTACGCCAAAGCGCTGGAGGTCATTGAGGCAAGGTATAATCCGGCAGTGTGGAATATCTATGCCTTCCATTGCTCTGACGGTGACAATTGGGGCGATGACAATAACCGGGCCATCGGACTGGCCAAAGACTTGTGCGGGGTGTGCAATTTATTCGGTTACGGTGAAATTACTTTTACACAAAGCTGGAACGTCACTATCCGCCGGGATTTTGAGCGAGCCATGCAAGAGCCGAATTTCGTGATGGCAACCATGAGCAAAAAGGAAGATATTTGGCCGGCTTTTAAAAAAATATTGGATAAACATGTGACGGCTGGAGGAACGGAGCATGAATGA
- a CDS encoding PrkA family serine protein kinase codes for MVDFNFATLIKKDREERQYVPFTGTFLEYLKLVAENPKQHSMLAHQRMFNLLVEPGVETIKTEEHPHLKRIYGNETIKQYEFFKHDFFGIDNSIMKIMRYFHAAAMKGEESRQVLYLVGPVGAGKSSIMEALKRALEASPDIYVLQGCPMREMPLHLIPKHLRPVFERELGIKVEGDLCPVCRYRLKHEFGGEYERFPVTTAGFSIRSRKGVGVVPPVDPNNQDTSVLIGSVDISKLDLYPEDDPRVLSLNGAFNAGNRGIVEFIEVFKNEVEYLHAMITATQEKSIPSPGKGAMIYFDGIILAHSNEAEWNKFKSDHTNEAILDRIVKVEVPYCLQLDEEVKIYRKILRNSNFDAHIAPHTIEMASMFAILSRLAPSVKVDALTKLKIYNGEEIVEKGSTKKVDIFELREEAQREGMSGISTRFIMKALDTALSESENNCINPLAILDTMVKATKEMAVNEDERKRYLGFLQDTIKKEYNLIIEKEVTRAFIHGYQEQAESLFNNYLDHAEAFVNVTKLKDPNTGEELEPDIKFLQSIEEQIGISGTASLGFRQDVTSYMFSILRSGGRLDYKSYEPLKEAIEKKLTFSVKELSRVVTKARVRDKEQDSKYNAMVEEMKQNGYCDHCCNVILKYAANNLWKD; via the coding sequence GTGGTTGATTTTAATTTTGCGACGCTGATCAAAAAAGACCGGGAAGAACGGCAGTATGTACCGTTTACCGGAACGTTTCTGGAATATTTAAAGCTAGTTGCCGAAAATCCTAAGCAGCACTCGATGTTGGCCCATCAGCGCATGTTCAATCTCCTGGTGGAGCCTGGCGTGGAGACAATCAAGACGGAGGAGCATCCACACTTAAAGCGCATCTATGGGAATGAAACCATTAAGCAATACGAATTTTTTAAACATGATTTTTTTGGCATTGATAACAGTATTATGAAAATCATGCGTTATTTCCACGCGGCGGCCATGAAAGGGGAAGAGTCGCGTCAGGTGCTGTATTTGGTTGGGCCGGTCGGCGCTGGTAAGTCGTCAATCATGGAGGCGCTAAAGCGGGCCTTGGAAGCAAGTCCGGATATTTACGTGCTGCAGGGCTGCCCGATGCGGGAAATGCCGCTGCACCTGATCCCGAAGCACCTGCGACCTGTTTTTGAACGGGAGCTGGGCATCAAGGTGGAAGGCGATTTGTGTCCGGTATGCCGCTATCGTCTGAAACATGAATTTGGCGGGGAATATGAGCGTTTTCCGGTTACGACGGCCGGGTTCTCGATACGGTCACGCAAAGGGGTCGGCGTAGTGCCGCCGGTAGATCCGAACAATCAGGATACGTCGGTACTAATCGGCTCGGTGGATATTTCCAAGCTGGATTTATACCCGGAGGATGATCCACGGGTGCTCTCATTAAATGGGGCGTTTAATGCCGGTAACCGGGGCATTGTAGAATTTATTGAGGTATTTAAGAATGAAGTCGAGTATTTGCACGCCATGATTACGGCCACGCAGGAAAAGTCCATTCCTTCACCGGGCAAGGGAGCGATGATTTATTTTGACGGCATTATTCTGGCTCATTCCAACGAGGCGGAGTGGAATAAGTTTAAATCCGACCATACCAATGAAGCGATTTTGGACCGGATTGTCAAGGTAGAGGTGCCCTATTGCCTGCAGTTGGATGAGGAAGTGAAAATTTACCGAAAAATCCTGAGAAACAGTAATTTTGATGCTCATATAGCGCCACACACCATCGAAATGGCCTCAATGTTCGCTATTTTGTCCCGATTGGCGCCATCGGTCAAGGTAGACGCTTTGACTAAGCTGAAAATCTACAACGGAGAAGAAATTGTAGAAAAAGGCTCGACTAAAAAGGTGGATATCTTCGAACTGAGGGAAGAGGCACAGCGGGAAGGGATGAGCGGAATTTCCACTCGTTTCATTATGAAGGCGCTGGATACGGCGTTGTCTGAATCGGAAAACAATTGTATCAATCCGCTGGCTATTTTGGATACCATGGTGAAAGCCACCAAGGAAATGGCTGTTAACGAGGATGAGAGAAAACGCTATCTGGGCTTTTTGCAGGATACAATTAAGAAAGAGTACAATCTGATTATTGAAAAGGAGGTAACCAGAGCCTTTATTCACGGTTATCAGGAGCAGGCGGAGAGTTTGTTCAACAACTATCTTGATCATGCCGAGGCCTTTGTTAACGTCACCAAGCTGAAAGACCCCAATACCGGGGAAGAGCTGGAGCCGGATATCAAGTTTTTGCAGTCCATTGAAGAGCAGATTGGTATTAGTGGTACAGCGTCTTTGGGCTTCCGGCAGGATGTTACTTCCTATATGTTTTCCATTTTGCGCAGCGGCGGACGGTTAGATTATAAAAGCTATGAGCCGCTCAAGGAAGCTATTGAGAAGAAGCTGACCTTTTCGGTTAAAGAGTTGTCGCGGGTGGTCACCAAAGCCAGGGTCAGGGATAAGGAACAGGACAGCAAGTATAATGCCATGGTAGAGGAAATGAAGCAAAACGGCTATTGTGATCATTGCTGCAATGTGATTTTAAAATATGCGGCCAATAATTTGTGGAAGGATTAG
- a CDS encoding TSUP family transporter: MEFIDPHMLLFLLAVGFCAAFVDSVVGGGGLISLPALLLTGMPPGLALGTNKMASVMGSFTSTLSFMFSGKVNFKLIKYLFFIDFFGSILGVYTVQHIPPHFLKPLVVVLLVVVTVYTLLRKDWGDVSTYGGITAKTLWLSGAAAGLLGFYDGFFGPGTGSFLIFAFLMLGFDFVVAAGNAKALNFASNIAAVIAFAYFGSIQYSYGIVMGLAMILGALAGSRVAIKNGAAFVKPVFIFMSLLLIGKQIWDVAH; this comes from the coding sequence ATGGAATTTATCGACCCACATATGCTATTATTTTTATTGGCTGTCGGTTTCTGCGCCGCCTTTGTTGATTCCGTAGTGGGCGGTGGCGGCCTGATCTCATTGCCGGCCTTGCTGCTTACCGGTATGCCGCCCGGCTTGGCCCTGGGGACGAATAAAATGGCCAGCGTCATGGGCAGCTTTACCAGTACACTTTCGTTTATGTTTTCGGGGAAAGTAAACTTTAAGTTAATCAAATATCTTTTTTTTATTGACTTTTTTGGTTCCATACTGGGTGTCTATACGGTACAGCATATTCCGCCTCATTTTTTGAAACCGCTGGTCGTTGTGCTGCTGGTAGTGGTAACGGTATATACCTTGCTGCGGAAAGATTGGGGCGATGTCTCTACCTATGGCGGCATCACGGCGAAAACGCTCTGGCTCAGCGGTGCAGCCGCTGGGTTGTTGGGATTTTATGACGGCTTTTTCGGTCCCGGTACTGGATCGTTTTTGATTTTCGCCTTTCTCATGCTGGGGTTTGATTTTGTTGTAGCGGCAGGAAACGCCAAGGCTTTGAATTTTGCCAGCAACATCGCCGCAGTCATTGCTTTTGCCTATTTTGGCTCTATCCAGTATTCCTACGGCATCGTGATGGGCTTGGCGATGATTTTGGGCGCGTTGGCCGGCTCCCGGGTGGCGATTAAAAATGGGGCGGCTTTTGTTAAACCGGTGTTTATTTTTATGTCGTTGCTGCTGATCGGTAAGCAAATTTGGGATGTGGCGCACTGA
- a CDS encoding peptidylprolyl isomerase, which yields MKKAIIEMDAGQIVIELFEAEAPKTVANFEKLINEKFYDGLTFHRVIKGFVAQGGCPNGNGTGGPGYTIPCETKGNPKRHERGSLSMAHRGPNTGGSQFFIVYEPQPHLDGVHTVFGKVIEGMDVVDQIQPGDKMNKVTVVEA from the coding sequence TTGAAAAAGGCAATAATTGAAATGGATGCCGGGCAAATTGTGATTGAACTATTTGAGGCCGAAGCACCTAAAACCGTAGCTAATTTTGAGAAGCTGATCAACGAAAAGTTTTATGATGGTTTGACTTTCCATCGTGTGATCAAAGGCTTCGTGGCCCAGGGAGGTTGCCCTAACGGTAACGGTACCGGCGGTCCTGGCTATACTATTCCCTGTGAAACCAAGGGAAATCCTAAACGGCATGAACGGGGTTCTTTGTCGATGGCGCACCGCGGTCCGAATACGGGCGGCAGTCAGTTCTTTATCGTATATGAACCACAACCCCATTTGGATGGCGTCCATACTGTCTTTGGCAAAGTAATTGAAGGTATGGATGTGGTTGACCAGATACAACCGGGCGATAAGATGAACAAGGTCACCGTAGTCGAAGCATAA